The proteins below come from a single Campylobacter sp. CCUG 57310 genomic window:
- the sdhE gene encoding 8-methylmenaquinol:fumarate reductase membrane anchor subunit: protein MSAQNEFAFFPGCVLSQAAKESKMSLEAIAPILNIKLHEIRGWSCCGASQAQCVDPIASLVANARNIALAEGMKMPLLTTCSTCMLTLTKAKNALDKGAKDRINEYLKVGGMNYKGDTEITSLLWILYQNLDTLKAKVVKPLSNLNVALFYGCHSLRPEKELTKESSTNPKSFEAVVSALGANIVPFEKRLDCCGFHASYPAVKSVQKMSSQIVENADQNGADVVVTPCPLCQMQLDIYQERYQDAQNSDIRKPIIHLSQLVGLALGLDNEKLGLDLNIIDATKLV from the coding sequence ATGAGCGCACAAAACGAATTTGCATTTTTTCCGGGCTGTGTATTATCTCAAGCGGCAAAAGAATCAAAGATGAGTCTTGAGGCGATCGCGCCTATACTTAATATCAAGCTTCATGAGATAAGGGGTTGGAGTTGTTGCGGCGCATCTCAGGCTCAGTGTGTAGATCCCATAGCAAGCTTGGTGGCAAATGCTAGAAATATCGCACTTGCAGAGGGTATGAAGATGCCTTTGCTTACTACTTGCTCGACCTGTATGCTAACTCTAACGAAAGCTAAAAATGCTCTCGACAAAGGAGCCAAAGATCGCATAAACGAATATCTGAAAGTAGGAGGCATGAACTACAAGGGGGATACTGAGATAACTAGCCTTTTGTGGATTTTATATCAAAATTTAGACACCCTAAAGGCCAAAGTAGTTAAGCCTTTATCAAATTTAAATGTAGCTTTATTTTACGGATGTCACTCCTTAAGACCCGAAAAAGAGCTAACAAAAGAGAGTTCTACCAATCCAAAGAGCTTTGAGGCTGTAGTAAGCGCGCTTGGAGCTAATATAGTTCCGTTTGAAAAGAGGCTTGATTGTTGCGGATTTCATGCAAGCTATCCTGCCGTAAAATCAGTACAAAAGATGTCAAGTCAGATAGTAGAAAATGCCGATCAAAATGGAGCCGATGTAGTCGTAACTCCTTGTCCATTGTGCCAAATGCAGCTTGACATTTATCAAGAGAGGTATCAGGACGCTCAAAATTCCGATATCAGAAAGCCTATCATACACTTATCTCAGCTTGTAGGTCTTGCACTTGGACTTGATAATGAAAAGCTTGGACTTGATCTAAATATAATAGATGCTACTAAATTAGTTTAA
- a CDS encoding flavocytochrome c produces the protein MQNTLSRRDFVKFGAATAGILALSGINAQAAVAQKDVKFDEEFDVVVIGSGFAGLAAAVKAAERGKKVLVLEKMGRVGGNSAINGGVMAVPMNKVQEKNGIKDSPELFKEDCLKAGLNINHTELLDTIAARANDALEFVVKHGAQFKDSHNAWMGGHSVARSMITTNDSGSGIVQPLAAAFEKFDGCKLLKRTKMDDFIVDDSGRVVGVTAREEYKFDGKLFSDDLENTSGAKKAFKAKDGVVLASGGFCNDKILRKLQDPRIPDNVDSTNHQGATAGVLLKALKLGAMPVHIDWIQFGPWASPDERGFGSAPILTQQGTFKYGIAVDVKTGKRFMNELADRKTRADAEFKILVKDPKAFPVTFTTKEGFRELNPELVEKAMTSGVMKEFVTLDDLAKNYSIPADELKASVAKYNEGVKVGKDEFGKKVDQLKGEGIKESGPYYAIRLSPKPHHTMGGLKINTKAQVISSDTNAPIAGLYAAGEITGGTHGASRLGSNAITDCIVFGMIAGENL, from the coding sequence ATGCAAAACACTCTATCAAGACGTGATTTTGTGAAATTTGGTGCCGCTACAGCGGGAATTCTCGCACTTAGCGGCATAAATGCACAGGCTGCCGTAGCGCAAAAAGATGTTAAATTCGATGAGGAATTTGATGTCGTCGTTATAGGTTCTGGTTTTGCGGGGCTTGCGGCTGCAGTTAAAGCTGCCGAGCGAGGCAAGAAGGTTCTTGTTCTTGAAAAGATGGGACGCGTAGGCGGGAATTCGGCTATCAACGGCGGAGTTATGGCGGTTCCGATGAATAAGGTTCAAGAAAAAAACGGCATAAAAGACTCGCCTGAACTCTTTAAAGAAGACTGCTTAAAAGCGGGACTAAACATAAACCACACCGAGCTTCTTGATACCATTGCCGCAAGAGCAAACGACGCTTTAGAATTTGTAGTTAAGCACGGAGCGCAGTTTAAAGACAGCCACAACGCTTGGATGGGCGGACACAGTGTCGCTAGATCGATGATCACTACCAACGATAGCGGCTCGGGCATAGTTCAGCCTCTAGCTGCGGCGTTTGAAAAATTTGATGGTTGCAAGCTCTTAAAAAGAACCAAGATGGATGATTTTATCGTAGATGACAGCGGTAGAGTCGTAGGAGTAACGGCAAGAGAGGAGTATAAATTTGACGGCAAACTCTTTAGCGACGACCTTGAAAACACAAGCGGAGCGAAAAAAGCGTTTAAAGCAAAAGATGGCGTTGTGCTGGCTTCAGGCGGCTTTTGCAACGATAAAATTTTAAGAAAACTGCAAGATCCAAGAATCCCTGATAACGTTGATTCTACAAACCATCAAGGCGCAACCGCCGGTGTGCTTTTAAAGGCGTTAAAGCTAGGCGCTATGCCTGTGCATATTGATTGGATTCAGTTTGGTCCGTGGGCAAGCCCTGATGAAAGAGGCTTTGGCTCAGCCCCGATCCTCACTCAGCAAGGTACGTTTAAATATGGCATAGCGGTTGATGTAAAGACCGGCAAGCGCTTCATGAACGAGCTAGCCGATAGAAAAACTAGAGCGGACGCTGAATTTAAGATACTGGTAAAAGACCCTAAGGCTTTCCCTGTGACATTTACGACTAAAGAGGGCTTTAGAGAGCTTAACCCTGAGTTGGTAGAAAAAGCGATGACAAGCGGAGTGATGAAAGAGTTTGTAACTCTTGATGATCTGGCGAAAAATTACTCAATTCCGGCAGATGAGCTAAAAGCAAGTGTTGCTAAATATAACGAAGGCGTAAAGGTCGGCAAAGATGAATTCGGCAAGAAAGTAGATCAGCTAAAAGGCGAGGGTATCAAAGAGAGCGGTCCTTACTACGCGATACGCCTATCGCCAAAACCTCACCACACTATGGGCGGACTTAAGATAAACACAAAAGCTCAAGTCATCAGCTCCGATACGAACGCACCTATCGCAGGGCTTTACGCAGCTGGCGAGATCACGGGCGGTACTCACGGAGCAAGCCGCCTAGGAAGCAACGCAATAACCGATTGCATAGTCTTTGGTATGATAGCGGGCGAAAATTTATAG
- a CDS encoding DUF523 domain-containing protein, producing MKEKILVSACLLGANCKYNGSSNQTKELERKFNHLSSNYEILSVCPEELGGLATPREVAEINGEKVFTKNGKDVTEQFLKGAKICADLALKNGCKFAVLKSKSPSCGSKLIYDGTFSKTLKTGDGFTARALKQLGIKILDENFSLDDITK from the coding sequence GTGAAAGAGAAAATTTTAGTAAGTGCCTGCCTGCTTGGTGCAAATTGCAAATATAACGGCTCAAGCAACCAGACAAAAGAGCTTGAGCGCAAATTTAACCATCTTTCTTCAAACTATGAAATTTTATCCGTCTGCCCCGAAGAGCTTGGCGGGCTTGCAACTCCAAGAGAAGTAGCTGAGATAAATGGCGAAAAAGTCTTTACAAAAAATGGCAAGGACGTAACCGAGCAGTTTTTAAAAGGGGCTAAAATTTGTGCCGATCTAGCCTTAAAAAACGGTTGCAAATTCGCCGTTTTAAAATCCAAAAGCCCAAGTTGCGGAAGCAAGCTTATATACGACGGAACATTTAGTAAAACTCTTAAAACAGGCGATGGCTTTACCGCAAGAGCTCTAAAGCAACTTGGCATAAAAATTTTAGATGAAAATTTCAGCTTAGATGATATAACAAAGTAG
- a CDS encoding chemotaxis protein, with protein MDNNLLQQNDEHIVRALEKINSAIKNFIDMSKDEPKFKEYYIELTSIGQEIFKLHEKFHSEFKELGDCKEKFYGKCDKTTLA; from the coding sequence ATGGATAATAATCTACTTCAACAAAACGATGAACATATTGTTCGTGCCCTTGAGAAAATCAATTCGGCGATTAAAAATTTCATCGATATGTCAAAAGATGAGCCAAAATTTAAGGAGTATTATATAGAGCTTACGAGCATAGGACAAGAAATTTTTAAGCTGCACGAGAAGTTTCATAGCGAATTTAAAGAGCTAGGAGACTGCAAAGAGAAATTCTACGGCAAGTGCGATAAAACAACGCTTGCATAA
- a CDS encoding DUF4299 family protein, producing the protein MSVSFNIKNKKKFLTYADVLSVEECFNISPNITQFSFDESGEDFDVEGFYSSKLSDYTCLLLGVDGVSGRGFELSYEPEIKSYSVRILTPSTSFDWKIALEYMKNLAHRMGSDIVSEEHEKFSPDEIEKFDYERDIKAGLNALRDHDMMYMQGVYRPVAISSKMAEEILAGSDAVKEFDELVKHTQYHDAFSANQAFYKKDDGAVLGSYALTQELDTILPYEPMVENINLDIKNEEIEWVISLVAIDGDSENLDDYKVIGTIRYDDFISNLPKDKFEFLDANYMVVKGLLREELNELISKCKNRLEAEGE; encoded by the coding sequence GTGAGTGTAAGTTTTAACATTAAAAACAAGAAGAAATTTCTAACTTACGCAGATGTTTTAAGTGTGGAAGAGTGTTTTAACATCTCGCCAAATATCACGCAATTTAGCTTTGATGAGAGCGGGGAGGACTTTGACGTGGAAGGCTTTTACTCTTCAAAGCTGAGTGATTATACCTGCTTGCTTTTAGGAGTTGACGGAGTAAGCGGGCGCGGGTTTGAGTTATCTTATGAACCCGAAATCAAAAGCTATAGCGTTCGAATTCTCACGCCAAGCACGAGCTTTGATTGGAAAATAGCTCTTGAATATATGAAAAATTTAGCCCATCGCATGGGAAGCGATATCGTAAGCGAAGAGCATGAGAAATTTAGCCCCGATGAGATAGAGAAATTTGACTATGAACGCGATATAAAAGCGGGGTTAAATGCGCTAAGAGACCATGATATGATGTATATGCAAGGCGTTTATAGGCCTGTTGCCATAAGTTCTAAGATGGCTGAAGAAATTTTAGCCGGCAGCGATGCGGTAAAAGAATTTGACGAGCTTGTCAAGCACACTCAATACCACGACGCTTTTAGCGCCAATCAGGCATTTTACAAAAAAGATGACGGCGCAGTGCTGGGCAGTTACGCCCTTACGCAAGAGCTTGATACTATCTTGCCTTATGAACCGATGGTTGAAAATATAAATCTTGATATAAAAAATGAAGAGATTGAGTGGGTTATATCGCTAGTGGCGATTGATGGCGATAGCGAGAATTTAGATGATTATAAGGTTATCGGCACGATTAGGTATGATGATTTTATATCAAATTTGCCTAAAGATAAATTTGAGTTTTTAGACGCAAATTATATGGTAGTCAAAGGGCTTTTGCGTGAAGAATTAAACGAGCTTATCTCAAAGTGTAAAAATAGACTTGAAGCGGAGGGCGAGTGA
- a CDS encoding ABC transporter ATP-binding protein — MSFSNMLEAKNLSFSYGDFALKNINLSVKRGTICGLLGANGSGKSTFFNCCMNFLELKEGEILINSQSSNRKDSSWLAKNIAYVAQNLELNFPFYAKDIVLMGRSPHIKSIFGPSKKDKQIVREAMEFIGISELADKRMSELSGGQRQLVFIARALAQETPLMLLDEPTSALDFKNQILLWKILQKIASEGKTIMICTHEPNHILWFCDEVVAFDKGEVVATGKVKDIINNKFLKRIYGDTCKFKSLKERDIIFPNL, encoded by the coding sequence ATGAGTTTTTCAAATATGCTTGAAGCTAAAAATTTATCGTTTAGTTATGGGGATTTTGCGCTTAAAAATATAAATTTAAGCGTTAAAAGAGGCACGATCTGCGGACTGCTTGGAGCAAACGGAAGCGGTAAGAGTACATTTTTTAACTGCTGTATGAATTTTTTAGAGCTTAAAGAGGGGGAGATCCTCATCAATTCGCAAAGCTCAAACCGCAAGGACTCATCTTGGCTAGCTAAAAATATCGCTTACGTAGCTCAAAATTTGGAGCTAAATTTCCCGTTTTACGCAAAAGATATCGTGCTCATGGGGCGCTCTCCTCACATAAAAAGCATATTTGGTCCAAGCAAAAAGGATAAGCAGATAGTGCGTGAGGCGATGGAATTTATCGGCATATCAGAGCTTGCCGATAAGCGCATGAGCGAGCTTAGCGGCGGGCAGCGCCAGCTTGTATTTATCGCGCGTGCTTTGGCGCAAGAAACACCTTTGATGCTGCTTGATGAGCCCACATCCGCGCTTGATTTTAAAAACCAAATTTTGCTTTGGAAAATTCTGCAAAAGATCGCAAGCGAAGGCAAAACGATCATGATATGCACGCATGAGCCAAACCATATATTATGGTTTTGCGATGAGGTCGTGGCGTTTGACAAAGGCGAAGTGGTCGCCACAGGCAAAGTAAAAGATATCATAAACAATAAGTTTTTAAAGCGAATTTACGGCGATACTTGCAAATTTAAAAGCCTCAAAGAGCGCGATATAATATTTCCGAATTTATGA
- the proC gene encoding pyrroline-5-carboxylate reductase, producing MKIGFIGAGNMGSAMIAAVANSKFADLAEIFVYDRSKNENLKFKFGITPLANEREVVQNADIVVLAVKPNCYENLLNLIKKDIKDQIIITLAPNFSMEKVASIIGENKKIVRTMPNTPAAIGEGVTAVSFGENLSAQEKDSVMNLLACFGTAHEINESLMGAFVGIAGSLPAYVFVFIEALADAGVLNGIPRAKAYEIVAASIAGSADMVLKSGKHPAVLKDEVCSPSGTTIEALRVLEERGFRSAVIEAVNAAADKANGKI from the coding sequence ATGAAAATAGGATTTATCGGCGCGGGGAATATGGGAAGCGCGATGATAGCGGCAGTTGCAAATTCTAAATTTGCTGATTTGGCGGAGATTTTCGTCTATGACAGAAGCAAAAACGAGAATTTAAAGTTCAAATTTGGCATCACTCCGCTTGCTAATGAGCGTGAAGTAGTGCAAAACGCAGATATAGTCGTGCTTGCCGTTAAGCCAAACTGTTATGAAAACCTCTTAAATTTGATCAAAAAAGATATAAAAGACCAGATTATCATTACTTTGGCGCCAAATTTCAGCATGGAAAAAGTAGCGAGCATAATCGGCGAAAACAAAAAGATAGTAAGAACCATGCCAAACACTCCTGCAGCGATCGGTGAGGGCGTGACGGCGGTAAGTTTCGGAGAAAATTTAAGCGCTCAAGAAAAAGATAGCGTGATGAACCTGCTTGCTTGCTTCGGCACGGCGCATGAGATAAACGAGTCGCTCATGGGGGCGTTTGTGGGTATTGCAGGAAGCTTGCCTGCGTATGTATTTGTATTTATCGAGGCTTTAGCCGATGCGGGAGTGCTAAACGGAATTCCTCGCGCCAAGGCTTACGAGATAGTTGCGGCAAGCATCGCGGGAAGTGCCGATATGGTGCTAAAAAGCGGCAAGCATCCCGCAGTGCTTAAAGATGAGGTCTGCTCGCCGTCGGGAACTACGATAGAAGCGCTTAGAGTGCTTGAAGAAAGAGGTTTTAGATCAGCCGTGATAGAGGCCGTAAATGCCGCTGCAGATAAGGCAAACGGCAAAATTTAA
- a CDS encoding iron ABC transporter permease, which produces MTSSEHAKSKFKSKYVFLIFLVAILAVCMVAALMLGDYKISVSKIIGVLGLKLFDLEASGITKMYQIVVFDIRMPRILTAAIIGFALSNAGAVYQACFRNPLVEPFILGASSGAALGAAFGIIFAGFFLSITASAFMFSLLAVFLSYTLARNGGIVPVVGLILSGVIVGSIFSAGVSIIKYASEDAQLREITFWMMGGLYYSKWDALGEILAVVAVCFAVLSALSWKLNLLSLGDNQAKSLGINPEKYKFIFIVIATLMTATCVANVGIIAWIGLIMPHVARLLIGPDNRWVLPIAGLLGAIYLLICDTLARTITMAEIPVGIITSLVGAPFLIVLLRSKAKELLK; this is translated from the coding sequence ATGACTTCTAGCGAGCATGCTAAGTCAAAATTTAAATCAAAATATGTATTTTTAATATTTCTCGTCGCGATACTTGCCGTTTGCATGGTCGCGGCACTCATGCTTGGGGATTATAAAATTTCCGTTAGCAAGATAATCGGCGTGCTTGGACTTAAGCTTTTTGATTTAGAGGCTTCAGGCATAACAAAGATGTATCAGATCGTAGTTTTTGATATCAGAATGCCTCGAATTTTAACCGCAGCCATCATCGGCTTTGCCCTATCAAACGCAGGTGCCGTGTATCAAGCCTGTTTTAGAAATCCGCTTGTCGAGCCGTTTATCCTTGGAGCTAGCTCGGGAGCTGCGCTTGGAGCGGCATTTGGGATCATATTTGCTGGATTTTTCCTAAGCATAACGGCAAGCGCGTTTATGTTTTCGCTTTTGGCGGTATTTTTATCATACACATTAGCGCGAAACGGCGGTATAGTGCCTGTGGTGGGGCTTATACTTTCAGGCGTAATCGTAGGCTCGATATTTTCGGCAGGTGTTTCTATCATCAAGTATGCAAGCGAGGATGCGCAACTTCGCGAGATAACGTTTTGGATGATGGGTGGGCTATACTACTCCAAATGGGACGCGCTTGGCGAAATTTTAGCAGTCGTTGCGGTGTGTTTTGCGGTTTTAAGCGCACTTTCTTGGAAGCTAAATTTGCTCTCTTTAGGGGATAACCAAGCAAAAAGCCTTGGTATAAATCCCGAAAAATACAAATTTATCTTTATCGTCATAGCCACGCTTATGACGGCAACCTGCGTGGCAAATGTCGGCATAATCGCATGGATAGGGCTTATCATGCCACATGTGGCAAGACTTCTAATAGGTCCTGATAATCGGTGGGTGCTACCGATAGCTGGGCTTTTGGGCGCGATTTATCTGCTTATATGCGACACCTTAGCGCGCACTATAACGATGGCTGAAATTCCCGTTGGTATCATCACTTCGCTTGTGGGCGCGCCGTTTTTGATAGTGCTTTTAAGAAGCAAGGCAAAGGAGCTTTTAAAATGA
- a CDS encoding ABC transporter substrate-binding protein yields the protein MRFLLAVFMIINLAFSTSFIKDMRGVEVKIAEPLTKIATIDDGFVEGVMTHLGVIDKVKVIGSWSIKRDYKYSFTRRSGESYTLRGWNTMKYLHPWLDELTCINSPQGNVINFENLANENPQLVILRVGDCTLRGSNKDAAEKTISTIEALGLPLVVIYAPKGAEISTMKEEMRVLGDVFNQRQKALKLFEYLDSTQKLIEERTAKLKESEKVSMLYMGLNPNVRKNGGMATAYGVNTPESFIIQNVAGAKNAFTGDGTNVILSTEQLYAIDPDVIVLPTSNGYHPASELLDSPDFEKLGELKAVQNKRVYAMPWSPMNCARRVEYPIDMLIIAKAAYPKLFSDIKVHEFVLKFYKDVYGVDEATAKALRSEQILDWTVEDDF from the coding sequence ATGAGGTTTTTATTAGCTGTTTTTATGATTATAAATTTGGCGTTTAGCACTAGCTTCATAAAAGATATGCGCGGCGTAGAGGTAAAGATCGCCGAACCGCTTACAAAGATAGCGACTATCGATGATGGCTTTGTCGAAGGTGTGATGACGCATCTTGGCGTGATTGACAAGGTTAAGGTTATCGGCTCTTGGTCGATAAAAAGAGACTACAAATACTCCTTCACAAGGCGCTCGGGCGAGAGCTACACGCTTCGCGGCTGGAACACGATGAAGTATCTTCACCCTTGGCTTGATGAACTAACCTGCATAAATTCACCGCAAGGAAACGTGATAAACTTTGAAAATTTAGCCAACGAAAATCCGCAGTTAGTCATCCTTCGCGTCGGTGACTGCACACTTAGAGGCTCAAACAAAGACGCGGCTGAAAAGACTATCTCAACTATCGAGGCTCTAGGACTTCCGCTTGTAGTTATTTACGCGCCTAAAGGGGCTGAAATTTCGACCATGAAAGAGGAGATGAGAGTTCTTGGCGACGTGTTTAATCAAAGGCAAAAGGCGCTTAAGCTATTTGAATATCTTGACAGCACTCAAAAGCTCATAGAGGAGCGAACAGCCAAGCTAAAAGAGAGTGAAAAAGTAAGCATGCTTTATATGGGGCTTAATCCAAACGTGCGCAAAAACGGCGGTATGGCGACAGCTTACGGAGTAAATACGCCCGAATCTTTCATCATACAAAATGTCGCAGGTGCTAAAAACGCATTTACGGGCGATGGCACAAACGTGATCTTAAGCACTGAGCAACTTTACGCGATAGATCCTGATGTGATCGTGCTTCCTACATCAAACGGCTATCACCCTGCAAGCGAGCTTCTAGACTCTCCTGACTTTGAAAAGCTAGGCGAGCTAAAAGCGGTGCAAAACAAGCGCGTATATGCGATGCCTTGGTCGCCGATGAACTGCGCTAGACGCGTCGAATACCCTATCGACATGCTAATCATCGCAAAAGCTGCGTATCCAAAGCTATTTAGCGATATAAAGGTTCATGAGTTCGTGCTTAAATTTTATAAGGACGTTTATGGCGTAGATGAGGCTACGGCTAAGGCGCTAAGAAGCGAGCAAATTTTAGACTGGACCGTGGAAGATGACTTCTAG
- the proB gene encoding glutamate 5-kinase, producing MDRKKLLKDVRKIVVKVGTSTLTKSDGKLNEDKIKKIVANLSALSDLGYEILLVTSGAVGAGMGQLNLTQKPKALSEKQAVASVGQVALMHLYQILFWAHSKTIAQLLLTRGDFSDRQRYLNARNVCNALLNKKIIPIINENDPVVSDELKVGDNDTLSALVAGLVDADLLIILSDINGLYDKNPSKFKDAKLINSVENIDESIKNMAEGEGSKFGTGGMKTKIIAAEMATKIGTNLIIASGEDPANILRAVNGEDVGTLFLRQDKKINSRKYWLAYGTSQKGNLIIDDGALKALKNGKSLLAVGVCAVQGEFKRGQVVKITVGSKLVAKGISNYSSSEIALIKGRKSEDIEEILGHKYDDNVVHIDNLMLV from the coding sequence ATGGACAGAAAAAAGCTCTTAAAGGATGTTCGCAAAATCGTCGTCAAGGTCGGCACTTCAACGCTTACTAAAAGCGACGGCAAGCTTAATGAGGATAAGATTAAAAAAATAGTTGCGAATTTAAGTGCGCTTAGCGATTTAGGATATGAAATTTTACTTGTTACCTCAGGTGCGGTCGGAGCGGGTATGGGGCAGTTAAATTTAACTCAAAAGCCAAAAGCTCTAAGCGAAAAACAAGCAGTTGCAAGCGTGGGACAAGTGGCTTTAATGCATCTTTATCAAATTCTTTTTTGGGCGCATTCAAAGACTATCGCGCAGCTTCTTCTTACAAGGGGCGATTTTAGCGATCGTCAAAGGTATCTAAACGCAAGAAACGTCTGCAACGCACTTCTTAATAAAAAGATAATTCCTATCATCAACGAAAACGATCCTGTCGTAAGCGACGAGCTGAAAGTAGGCGATAACGACACTCTTTCGGCCCTTGTGGCGGGTTTGGTTGATGCCGATTTGCTTATAATTTTAAGCGATATTAACGGGCTTTATGATAAAAATCCGAGCAAATTTAAAGACGCGAAACTCATAAATTCGGTAGAAAATATCGACGAAAGCATCAAAAATATGGCCGAAGGCGAGGGAAGTAAATTTGGCACCGGCGGCATGAAAACGAAGATAATTGCCGCTGAAATGGCTACTAAAATCGGCACAAATTTGATCATCGCAAGCGGAGAAGATCCTGCAAATATCTTGCGAGCAGTTAATGGCGAAGATGTGGGAACGCTCTTTTTGCGCCAAGATAAAAAGATAAATTCACGCAAATATTGGCTTGCTTACGGCACGTCTCAAAAAGGAAATTTGATAATTGATGACGGAGCCTTAAAGGCGTTAAAAAACGGCAAGAGCTTGCTGGCTGTAGGCGTTTGCGCAGTGCAAGGAGAATTTAAGCGCGGTCAGGTAGTGAAGATAACCGTAGGAAGCAAGCTTGTAGCAAAGGGTATCAGCAACTACTCATCAAGCGAAATTGCGCTCATAAAAGGGCGAAAAAGCGAGGATATAGAGGAAATTTTGGGACACAAATACGATGATAATGTCGTGCATATTGATAATTTGATGTTGGTTTAG
- a CDS encoding glutamate-5-semialdehyde dehydrogenase: MSEILEICQKAKASCAELLNLSASTKNEILRAVASEILACKEEIKAANLIDLENGEKSGLSAALLDRLKLSDSRIEAMAQGVLELANFPDPIGEILDGWRHKNGMQISKIRVPLGVLGIIYESRPNVTIDAAALALKSSNAVILRGSGNAISSNKFLVNLFNRVADKFSLSKNAVQLITNTDRKAVSEMIKMHEFIDVLIPRGGKNLKEFIIQNATIPVIETGAGVCHIYVDESANLNEAIEIIKNAKTQRPSTCNSVECVLLHEKIADEILPSLIAKLDSVELRLDRNLYENFGGFSNVRLASEEDFGEEFLDLVLAVKSVQDTSEAISYINSHSSGHSDSILSQNYENIEKFLNAVDSAVVYANASTRFSDGGEFGFGGEIGISTQKLHARGPMGVKELTTVKYVVRGNGQIR, translated from the coding sequence ATGAGTGAAATTTTAGAAATTTGCCAAAAGGCAAAAGCATCTTGCGCCGAGCTTTTAAACTTAAGTGCAAGCACAAAAAACGAAATTTTAAGAGCCGTCGCAAGTGAAATTTTAGCTTGCAAAGAGGAGATAAAAGCGGCGAATTTGATCGATCTTGAAAACGGCGAAAAGTCAGGTTTGAGCGCGGCACTTCTTGATAGACTTAAGCTGAGTGATTCTAGGATCGAAGCGATGGCGCAAGGCGTGCTAGAGCTTGCAAATTTCCCCGATCCTATCGGAGAAATTTTAGATGGATGGAGGCATAAAAACGGCATGCAGATAAGCAAAATTCGCGTGCCTCTTGGCGTGCTTGGCATCATCTACGAATCCCGCCCAAACGTTACTATAGATGCCGCAGCCTTGGCGCTTAAATCCTCAAACGCCGTTATCCTAAGAGGCTCTGGAAATGCGATAAGCTCGAATAAATTTCTTGTAAATTTGTTTAATAGAGTCGCGGACAAATTCTCTCTTTCTAAAAATGCCGTGCAGCTAATTACAAACACGGATCGCAAGGCCGTAAGCGAAATGATAAAAATGCACGAATTTATCGATGTCCTAATCCCGCGCGGAGGTAAAAATTTAAAGGAATTTATCATCCAAAACGCAACGATTCCGGTCATAGAAACGGGCGCGGGAGTGTGTCATATCTATGTTGATGAGAGTGCGAATTTAAACGAAGCCATAGAGATTATAAAAAACGCCAAAACTCAGCGTCCAAGCACTTGTAATAGCGTTGAATGCGTGCTTTTACACGAAAAAATAGCCGATGAAATTTTGCCTAGCTTGATCGCTAAACTTGACAGTGTCGAGCTAAGACTTGATAGAAATTTATATGAAAATTTCGGCGGTTTTAGCAATGTGCGCCTTGCGAGCGAGGAGGATTTCGGAGAGGAGTTTTTAGACCTCGTTTTGGCGGTAAAATCGGTGCAGGACACTAGCGAAGCGATAAGCTATATAAATTCCCATTCAAGCGGGCATTCTGATAGTATCTTAAGCCAAAATTATGAAAATATCGAGAAGTTCTTAAATGCGGTTGATAGTGCGGTTGTGTATGCTAATGCCTCTACGCGATTTAGCGACGGAGGAGAATTTGGCTTTGGCGGGGAGATAGGTATCAGTACGCAAAAGCTTCATGCACGCGGACCGATGGGCGTAAAAGAGCTTACGACGGTTAAATATGTCGTTAGAGGAAACGGGCAAATTCGCTGA